A DNA window from Halorubrum sp. DM2 contains the following coding sequences:
- a CDS encoding ATP-binding protein, giving the protein MTSAVGERTLVLVLGDDPEHTGDIEARFESEWNGSDGDRSVAVETRAVSPDALDVERTADVVVVADEAALDRVRSADRDEAVVAYVDDPTGEIATDPVVDAVVGASEALAETVSWLLARDRRAIVRSEPTRTPSRVERLNAGMAELAAVRSVDEAYRAAIAVAEQVFPTYQSVVAVRDGEWVEPVVASSGTPVEDCNRVRVGTGVAGRAVRTGDTSIAPNPNPDSRFDAPLTVPVGDDVVFQLAADAAGGTDEFDDADRRLAELLGSHLEETLDRIAVTETLRAERDRLLALFTNVPDPAIAYDYADGEPVVRQVNDAFETTFGYEADAVLGESIDEFIVPPDAESEADDLNDRLQRGQNVRREVTRVTADGPRHFILHVIPIHLDAANAAGYAIYTDVTERREREEMLRRQNERLDEFASIVSHDLRNPLSVAEGYVDLARETGDLDHLDRAAAAITRMDELVADLLSLARQGRAVGETESVSLSDVAREAWESVDTDGATLTVESDVTLEASRTRLRELFENVFRNSVEHGSTGSRAEPDDSVEHGRDSADDPLSVRMGATLRGDDGTAVDGFYVEDDGTGLPEDDIDRVFESGFTTDESGTGLGLAISKRIAEAHGWAVEARAAEGGGARFEFRTA; this is encoded by the coding sequence GTGACTTCCGCGGTGGGCGAGCGCACGCTGGTCCTCGTGCTCGGCGACGACCCCGAACACACCGGTGACATCGAGGCGCGGTTCGAGTCCGAGTGGAACGGCTCCGACGGCGACCGGAGTGTCGCCGTCGAGACGCGCGCCGTCAGCCCCGACGCCCTCGACGTGGAGCGGACCGCCGACGTGGTCGTTGTCGCCGACGAGGCGGCGCTGGACCGCGTCCGGTCGGCCGACCGCGACGAGGCCGTGGTGGCGTACGTCGACGATCCGACCGGCGAGATCGCGACCGATCCGGTCGTGGACGCGGTCGTCGGGGCGTCCGAGGCGCTCGCGGAGACCGTCTCGTGGCTGCTCGCGCGCGACCGCCGGGCCATCGTTCGATCGGAACCGACGCGGACGCCGTCGCGGGTCGAACGGCTCAACGCCGGCATGGCGGAGCTCGCCGCGGTCAGGTCCGTCGACGAGGCGTATCGGGCCGCTATCGCGGTCGCGGAACAGGTGTTCCCGACGTATCAGAGCGTGGTCGCCGTCCGCGACGGGGAGTGGGTCGAACCGGTGGTGGCGTCCAGCGGGACGCCGGTCGAAGACTGTAACCGGGTCCGCGTCGGCACCGGGGTGGCGGGGCGGGCGGTTCGGACCGGCGACACGTCGATCGCGCCGAATCCGAACCCGGACAGCCGGTTCGACGCGCCGCTCACCGTTCCGGTCGGCGACGACGTGGTCTTCCAGCTCGCGGCCGACGCCGCCGGCGGGACCGACGAGTTCGACGACGCGGACCGCAGGCTAGCGGAGCTGCTCGGCTCCCACTTGGAGGAGACGCTCGACCGGATCGCCGTCACCGAGACGCTCCGCGCCGAACGCGACAGGCTCCTCGCGCTGTTCACGAACGTCCCGGACCCCGCGATCGCCTACGATTACGCCGACGGCGAGCCGGTCGTCCGGCAGGTGAACGACGCGTTCGAGACGACGTTCGGGTACGAGGCGGATGCCGTTCTCGGCGAGTCCATCGACGAGTTCATCGTCCCGCCCGACGCCGAATCGGAGGCCGACGACCTCAACGACCGCCTCCAGCGCGGCCAGAACGTCCGCCGCGAGGTGACGCGGGTGACCGCGGACGGGCCGCGCCACTTCATCCTCCACGTCATCCCGATCCATCTCGATGCGGCGAACGCGGCCGGCTACGCCATCTACACCGACGTCACCGAACGGCGAGAGCGCGAGGAAATGCTGAGGCGACAGAACGAACGACTCGACGAGTTCGCGTCCATCGTGTCTCACGATCTCCGAAACCCGCTGTCGGTCGCCGAGGGGTACGTCGACCTCGCGCGGGAGACCGGCGATCTGGACCACCTCGACAGGGCCGCCGCCGCCATCACCCGGATGGACGAACTCGTCGCTGACCTCCTGTCGCTTGCCAGACAGGGCCGAGCGGTGGGGGAGACGGAGTCGGTCTCGCTGTCCGACGTCGCGCGCGAGGCGTGGGAGAGCGTCGACACCGACGGTGCGACCCTGACCGTCGAGTCGGACGTGACCCTCGAGGCGAGTCGGACGCGGCTGCGCGAGCTGTTCGAGAACGTCTTCCGAAACAGCGTGGAACACGGTTCCACGGGCAGTCGGGCGGAGCCCGACGACAGCGTCGAACACGGCCGCGACTCCGCGGACGACCCGCTCTCCGTCCGAATGGGGGCGACGCTCCGCGGCGACGACGGCACCGCGGTCGACGGGTTCTACGTCGAGGACGACGGAACCGGCCTCCCGGAGGACGACATCGATCGGGTGTTCGAGAGCGGGTTCACGACCGACGAGTCGGGCACCGGACTCGGGCTCGCCATCAGCAAGCGCATCGCCGAGGCGCACGGCTGGGCGGTCGAGGCCCGCGCCGCCGAGGGAGGCGGGGCCCGGTTCGAGTTCCGCACCGCCTGA